The DNA window TCTTTAAATGATGGCTGCTTCTAAGCCAACATCCTGGTTGTTTTGGGATTCTCACATCGTTTCACACTTAGCCGTCACTTGGGGACCTTAGCTGGCGGTCAGGGTTGTTTCCCTTTTCACGACGGACGTTAGCACCCGCCGTGTGTCTGCCGGATAGTACTCTCTGGTATTCGGAGTTTGGTTAGGATCAGTAAGACTGTGGGTCCCCATAGCCCATCCAGTGCTCTACCCCCAGAGGTATTCATCCGACGCTCTACCTAAATAGATTTCGCGGAGAACCAGCTATTTCGAGGTTTGATTGGCCTTTCACCCCTAGCCACAACTCATCCCCGACTTTTTCAACAGGCGTGGGTTCGGTCCTCCAGTACGTGTTACCGTACCTTCAACCTGGTCATGGCTAGATCACCTCGTTTCGGGTCTAATCCAACGAACTTGACGCCCTATTCAGACTCGCTTTCGCTGCGCCTACACCTACCGGCTTAAGCTTGCTCGTTAAATTAAGTCGCTGACCCATTATACAAAAGGTACGCAGTCACCCAGGACGAACCTTGGGCTCCTACTGTTTGTAGGCATCCGGTTTCAGGAACTGTTTCACTCCCCTTGTCGGGGTGCTTTTCACCTTTCCCTCACGGTACTTGTTCGCTATCGGTCGCTAAGGAGTACTTAGGCTTGGAGGGTGGTCCCCCCATGTTCAGACAGGATTTCTCGTGTCCCGCCCTACTCAAGTCTTCTCTCTTTCCTACCCGTACGGGGCTATCACCCATATTGCCCGACTTTCCAGACGGTTCCGGTTCAAAAGAAGAGAAGCACTGGCCTGGTCCGCGTTCGCTCGCCACTACTAACGGAGTCTCGGTTGATGTCCTTTCCTCCGGGTACTTAGATGTTTCAGTTCCCCGGGTTCGCTTCATACCCCCTATGTATTCAGGGGCAGATACCTTCATCTGACAACTTGAAGTGCAAACAGACCAGCCAACCTCGCGGTCAGCCAGCCCCCTTGCAATTCAAGCCGTCGAAGGTGGGTTTCCCCATTCGGAGATCGTCGGATCAAAGCCTGTTCGCAGCTCCCCGACGCTTATCGCAGCGTACCACGTCCTTCATCGCCTCTTAGCGCCAAGGCATCCACCGAATGCCCTTCTCATACTTGATCGCTCTCATTATCAACGCCTATCCCGCCGGCCCCAGGCAAGCCCGGAACCGCCGAAAGCGTTCACGATCATCAACATTCAGAATGCTTGCCACCCACTCGGCGCAGGCGCAAACATTCAGACCAATTTTCTCGCGAGACATGTCGCTTGAACAGCGATGCGGTCAAACGTCGCCAGGCCAGCCCTGATCCAATCCCCTCCCCCGAAGCGTGCAACCTCGGGCTCAGTGACAGGACCCTCTCGCGGGGCCGTCCCGATCCGGTCGCTTGAACGATGCCCAAGGGCATCAAACCGCGACAACCGGATCATCCGGACATGTCTTCTCTTCACGATGACAAGCAAACGAGCCGTCCAGGGCATAAACCCCGAACCGCAATTCCGTTCTTTCTTTCGAATGTAGGACCAAAATGGTGGAGGCAGACGGGATCGAACCGACGACCTGAAGCTTGCAAAGCTACCGCTCTCCCAACTGAGCTATGCCCCCAAACTGGGATGGACCACCAAGCCTCGCGACCGCTAACTGCGAATGGCCACCAACGACTTGACCAATGGGCCAAACCGTTCCTTGTGGATTTCGCCGTCGGGGAAGAGATACCTGAACTGTGTCAAGTCCAGAAGGTCGCAATGCTCGACCCACTCCATAGCATCAGCATAGGTCGCCTGCTTTTCCTTCAAACCAAGATTCTGGTTCGAAAGCCTGCGAGCCCGGTATGACTTCGGCAGCCAATGCACAAAGGGCACCAGATAGTGCGGCTCCATCGGGAACCACAAATTCGGTGTCTGGACATAGTACCGTCGAGCCAGGCGGCGCGTTTCCGCGGCAAACCGGACTTTTCTTTCAAAAGGTCCGACATGCTCGACCACGCTGTTGGAATGCACCAGATCAAACGAATTGTCCTGATAGATGTTCAGATCACATCCATCCGCGACAACATTCTCGAATTGACCGGCAAACCGGCGACCGCTTGCCTCGATAGAGCCAAACTCATCCTCGGTATTGACCAACGTCACATGGCACCGTTCAGCCAGGTCAGCGTCAAGCGCCAACCAGTACTGCTGACGCCCACCAAGATCCAAGATGCGGGCTACAGCTTTCTCGGACAAAATCTGAGAGATCAAATCCGCAACACGCCGAAACCGTCGGCCACGCATACGCGACCCCAGAGAATCCGGATTGCTGTAGTCAACCAAACCCGCGACCAAACTGTTACTCATGAAATCCTGCGCCCCTCTAAAGCTTGAGGGACACTAGGCTTTCCCGATTAAAGTCAGGTAAACTTGGTGGGCATGAGTGGACTCGAACCACTGACCTCACGCTTATCAGGCGTGTGCTCTAACCACCTGAGCTACATGCCCGGCTCTCGCCAGGGCGAACCCGGAAGGTCGGCCACTGCGTCAAGCAAGATCCGGTGATCCGATGGACGCCCGCCGCACGCTCTTTCGAGCAAAGGCACGGGCGCCAAAACCTACAT is part of the Hartmannibacter diazotrophicus genome and encodes:
- a CDS encoding class I SAM-dependent methyltransferase, with product MSNSLVAGLVDYSNPDSLGSRMRGRRFRRVADLISQILSEKAVARILDLGGRQQYWLALDADLAERCHVTLVNTEDEFGSIEASGRRFAGQFENVVADGCDLNIYQDNSFDLVHSNSVVEHVGPFERKVRFAAETRRLARRYYVQTPNLWFPMEPHYLVPFVHWLPKSYRARRLSNQNLGLKEKQATYADAMEWVEHCDLLDLTQFRYLFPDGEIHKERFGPLVKSLVAIRS